From Peromyscus maniculatus bairdii isolate BWxNUB_F1_BW_parent chromosome 19, HU_Pman_BW_mat_3.1, whole genome shotgun sequence, the proteins below share one genomic window:
- the Cdc25c gene encoding M-phase inducer phosphatase 3 isoform X2, translating into MSASQLTTSADFETGSLDSSGPQDVQLIGKNDHQDLMKGIPVQHLCSTPNALDHGHRKEDANKENINTDLKTMEWEPPRTPRFQNMPGDPLASPLSVLEDGILVDNEMRYLDSPITAVPKLSKKLKLEDQEGVSGDPMEFSLEDQEAKSLRLKKMASLCDIDAVQMEEEDSDERHLIGDFSKMCVLPTVSGRHQDLKYITPDTVAALLAGHFQSLIEKFYIIDCRYPYEYLGGHILGALNLHSQKELHEFFLKKPIVPLDIQKRIIIVFLCEFSSERGPRMCRSLREKDRALNQYPALYYPELYVLKGGYRDFFPEYMELCEPQSYCPMHHQDHQAELLRWRSQSKAQEEDRQLWEQIALLVKDVSPP; encoded by the exons GTTCCTTGGATTCCTCAGGACCTCAGGATGTACAGTTAATTGGGAA AAATGATCACCAGGACCTTATGAAAGGCATCCCA GTACAACATCTTTGCAGTACTCCAAATGCTTTGGACCATGGCCACAGAAAGGAAGATgccaataaagaaaat ATAAACACCGATCTAAAGACAATGGAGTGGGAGCCACCTAGGACCCCAAGGTTCCAAAACATGCCTGGAGATCCTCtggcttctcctctctctgtgctG GAAGATGGAATCCTGGTGGACAATGAAATGCGGTATCTGGACAGTCCCATCACTGCAGTTCCTAAACTGAGTAAAAAGCTGAAGCTGGAAGACCAAGAAGGGGTTTCAGGGGACCCAATGGAGTTTTCCCTGGAAGACCAAGAGGCCAAG AGCTTAAGACTAAAGAAGATGGCCTCTCTCTGTGACATTGATGCCGttcagatggaggaggaagattcTGATGAACGGCATCTGATTGGTGATTTCTCCAAG ATGTGTGTGCTGCCAACGGTGTCAGGGAGACACCAAGATCTGAAGTACATCACCCCAGACACA GTGGCTGCTTTACTGGCTGGACACTTCCAGAGTCTGATTGAGAAGTTTTATATCATCGATTGCCGCTATCCATATGAGTACCTGGGAGGACACATCCTG GGAGCCTTAAACCTGCACAGCCAGAAGGAACTGCATGAGTTCTTTCTGAAGAAGCCTATCGTTCCTCTGGACATCCAGAAAAGAATCATCATTGTGTTCCTCTGTGAATTCTCCTCGGAGAGAGGCCCCCGAAT GTGCCGTTCtctgagagaaaaagacagagctCTGAACCAGTATCCAGCATTGTACTACCCAGAGCTGTATGTCCTCAAAGGGGGCTACAGAGACTTCTTTCCAGAATATATG GAGCTGTGTGAACCACAGAGCTACTGTCCCATGCATCATCAGGACCACCAGGCTGAGCTGCTGAGATGGCGAAGCCAGAGCAAGGCCCAGGAAGAGGATCGGCAGCTTTGGGAGCAGATTGCCCTCCTGGTGAAGGATGTGAGCCCACCATAG